The Alkalispirochaeta americana genome segment TACTTTTCAGCGCTAAAAGAGGTCGGTCAGAGTAACGTTACGCTATCGATGCCCGATTGAAGGAAAACCGGCCCTGTGGCGGTATTATTTTTTCAGGAGAGAGACCTGCCATGATTGATTCCCCAAAGGATTCCCCCCGGGAACCCTCAGAATGTATTGGTAACGCCGATTCAATCGCCGATGGTGATTCCACCGGCGGCACTGATTTTATTCGCACAATTATCAACGACGATCTTCGCAGCGGCCAGATGCAGAGTGTGGTGCACACACGATTTCCCCCCGAGCCAAACGGATACCTCCATATCGGTCACGCCAAATCGATCATCCTCAATTTTGGTATCGCCCAGGAATACAAGGGGCTGTGCAATCTCCGTTTTGACGACACAAACCCCGTTAAAGAGGATACGGAGTTTGTCGATTCCATTATGGAGGATATCGGCTGGCTCGGTTTTGACTGGGAAGACCGGTTGTTTTTTGCCTCTGATTATTTTGAACAACTCTACCAGTGGGCCGAGTGGCTCATTGGCCAGGGCCACGCCTATGTGGATGAGCTCTCGGCAGAGGAAATCCGTTTGTACCGGGGAACGCCCACGGAACCGGGAAAAAACAGCCCCTGGAGGGATCGCCCCCGGGAGGAGAGCCTCGATATGTTTCGCCGAATGCGGCAGGGGGAGTTTCCCGATGGCCACTGCATTCTGCGTGCCAAAATTGATATGGCTCACCCCAATATCAACATGAGAGACCCCGCTTTGTACCGGATACGGCATGTCCATCATCACCGCACGGGTGATACCTGGTGTATTTACCCCACCTACGATTTTGCCCACGGCCAGTCCGATGCCCTGGAAGGAATCACCCATTCCATCTGTACTCTGGAGTTTGAGAATCATCGGCCTCTCTATGATTGGCTCCTGGAGACCTTGCCCGTTCCGCACCGGCCCAGACAAATCGAGTTTGCCCGTCTGAACCTGACCTGGACAGTTATGAGCAAGCGCAAGCTCCTTCGGCTGGTCCAGGAACAGCACGTGGACGGGTGGGATGATCCGCGCATGCCGACGATCTGCGGGTTGCGGCGTCGTGGGTATACGCCGCAGGCGATCAAGGATTTCTGCGCACGTATTGGTGTCTCCAAGACCAACAGCACCGTGGATCTGGCTCTTCTGGAATTTTCCCTCCGGGAAGATTTGAATGCCCGGGCACCTCGCTACATGGGCGTGGTGGATCCTGTAAAGCTGGTTATCACGAATTGGCCTCAGGGTACGGTCGATTATTTCGACGCATCCACCAGCCCCGACGATCCCGAGGGAGAGAAGCGGCGCCTTCCCTTTTCAGGGGAATTATACGTGGAGCGGGAAGACTACATGGATGATCCGCCCCGTAAGTGGTTTCGTCTGGGGCCGGGCAGGGAAGTGCGCCTGAAGTTTGCCTACTATGTCACGTGCCAGGACGTGGTGCGCGACGAAGCGGGGGTTCTCCGGGAGATCCACTGTACCTACGATCCCGAGAGCAGGGGCGGCGATACTCCCGACGGACGGAAGGTGAAGGGGACGATTCACTGGGTCTCGGCAGCCGAGGCGGTTCCCGCGGAGATTCGACTCTACGAGACCCTTTTTGACCGGGAGAATCCCGAGGAGGTCGAGGATTTCACGGAAGCCCTGAATCCCCGTTCTCTTCAAGTGAGCCAGGGCTATGTGGAGCCTGCTCTTGCACAGATAGAGCCGGGAAGGTCGGTGCAGTTCCTCCGCATGGGATATTTTTGTCGTGATATCCGGGATGGTCAGGGAGAGATGCCGGTTTTCAACAGATCGGTCACTCTGAAGGACGCCTGGGCGCGGATTATCCGCAACAAGCGGGAGAACGAATAGGGAATCTTTTGGTCCTCCCGTGCCGAGTCGCCCCGTGCTTGCCCCCCCGTGTGAGGGTGCAGCCGGGGCGATTTTGGTCTAAAGCGTCTTACGCCGGGAACTCAGCCAGATAGGGCAGGCGCCGGGCTGTGTCTTCTATCTGCTCTGCATGAGAAAGCAGAACAGATGTGGAATCCCAGCTCCCCGCGATGAAGGCGCTGCGGTAGGCAGGATGCATGGAAAAGGTGAAGGTTTTCCCCCCGCAGCGAACTTCGCCGGCCGGAAGATCCATCTCCACCCGCAGGGACGCATCCTCCTCGATGCAGCGCATCAGTTCGGCCATGGCGGAGCTCTCCAGGGTAACTGCCGGGACGCCCAGGGCGGTGCAGTTTCCGGCAAAGATTTCTGCGAAGGACTCTCCCACAATGGCTCGTATTCCTGCACGCATGAGCGCCTGGGGAGCATGTTCGCGGGATGAGCCGCAACCGAAGTTCTTGTTTGCCAGAAGTATTTCTGCCCCCGAGAAACGCTCTTCATTAAAGGGGTGAGGTTTCGTGGTTCCCCCTTCGTCGTAGCGAAGGTCGTAGAATGCGTACTGACCCAAGCCGTCGAAGGTCACCACTTTCATGAAGCGGGCCGGAATGATCTGGTCCGTGTCGATATCGTTGCCCCGGACAACCACGGCCCGGCCTGTCACGTGTTTGATCGCTTGTTTCATCTCGTTCATGGTCTCCTCGCCTTCTGCCATTACGCCTTCGGCCCGACGGCCTGGGGTGCATAGTCTCTCACGTCTACCACTTCCCCCTCGATCGCCGCAAGGGCAACCATGGCAGGACTCATTAAAAGCGTCCGTCCTTTGGGAGACCCCTGGCGGCCCACAAAGTTTCTGTTCGAGCTTGAGGCGGAGAGTTCGCGACCCTCGAGTTTGTCGGGGTTCATGGCAAGGCACATGGAGCAACCTGCGCCACGCCAATCAAAGCCAGCCTCTTGGAAAATTGTGTGAAGCCCCTCCCGTTCGGCCTGGAGAGCAACCCGTTTTGAACCGGGCACCACCATGGCTCGCACCGATTTTGCTACGGTGCGTCCCTGGACAAGGCGGGCTGCCTCGCGGAGATCGCTGATTCGCCCGTTGGTGCAACTCCCGATGAAGGCAACGTCTATCTTCTTGCCCAGAATGGGGTCGCGTTCGGCAAAGCCCATATGACCCAGGGCCTTTTCTGCGATATCGCGATCGTCCTGGGGGATGTCTTTCAAGGTGGGCATTCTGCCATCTACAGGAATTGCCTGGCCCGGGGTTATGCCCCAGGTAACCATGGGCTTCAGTGAGGTTGCGTCAAGCTCGTAGACATCGTCGTATTCCGCGTCGGGACCACTGGCAATCTGTTGCCAGTACTCTTTTGCACGCTCGAAGGATTCGCCCTGGGGGGCGTAGCGGCGGCCCTGAAGATAGGCAAAGGTGGTCTCATCGGGATTGATGTAGCCCACGCGAGCTCCTCCCTCAATACTCATGTTGCAGATCGTCATCCGCTCTTCCATGGAGAGTTGCCGGATTGCCTCGCCGTTGTACTCGTAGGCGTAGCCGATGCCGCCGTTTACCCCCAGATCGGCGATGATTCGCAGGATGATATCCTTGGCGTACACTCCGGGTTGCAGGGAGCCCGTAACGTTGATCTTGCGTACTTTGGGTCTGCTCAGAGCCATGGTCTGGGTTGCCAGGACATCCCGGATTTGAGAGGTGCCGATCCCGAAGGCGATTGCTCCGAAGGCTCCGTGGGTTGAGGTGTGGCTGTCTCCGCAGGCAATGGTCATTCCCGGCTGGGTGAGGCCCAGTTCGGGGCCGATGATGTGGACAATGCCCTGATCGTCGGTATTGAGGCCGAAAAACTCGATTCCGTGTTTTTCGGTGTTCTTCTCCAGGGCTTGCATCATCTCTTCGGCCAGGCGGTCCTTGAAGGGGCGTTCCTGATTTGCCGTGGGGACAATGTGATCCACCGTGGCAAAGGTTCTTTCCGGGTGGAGGACCGAAAGCCCCCGCTCTTCCAGCATTTGGAACGCTTGAGGAGAGGTGACCTCGTGGATCAGGTGCAGACCGATGAAGATCTGATCCTGCCCTGATTCCAGGGTTCCCACTTTGTGGAGATCCCAGACGGTGTTAAAGAGATTTTTTTTCTGCTGCATCGTTTCTATTCCTCCCGGCCTTCCTGGCCGTGTGGTATTCCAGCGGGTGTGGTGCTCCGGCCCGTGGCAAACCCCGGGCCGCGTGGCGCCTAGGCTGTGTGCTGGTCACCTCGAACCATGAGAACCTTGCCCGTTCGTACCAGTTCGATGATCTCGTAGCTGTTGAGAACGCGTGTGGCGTTGTCAACCTCGTCGGATGAACCGGTGATCTCCAGGGTTATTACGGCCTCACCGATATCCACAATATCACACTGCAAGGCCCGGGCGAGTTGAAGGATTTCCGATCGCGCCGGTGCTGTGCAGGCAATTTTGATCAAGGCCAGCTCTCGCTGGATGATATCCTCGCCGGTCCTGTCCGAGGCGTGGACCACATCGATAAGCTTGTTCAGTTGCTTCAGGATCTGGTCCAGAGTCTTCTCATCTCCCGATGCAACGATGTTCATCATGGAGTATTCGGGGTTGCTCGACGGTGAAACCACGAGACTGTCGATGTTGTAACCCCGCCGGGCAAAGACCAGGGATATTCGTATAAGCGCTCCCGGCCGGTTTGCCACGAGAACGCTGATCGTGTGCTTCCGTTCTCCCTTGGTTCGATCCAGAATTGTGTCGATGTGAGATGTAGTGTTCTTCATCAGGTGCTCCCCACAGGTTTGGCAAGTTTTTTCGTTGGCGCTTCTACCAGCATCTCCGAGTAGCCCGCTCCGGCGGGTATCATCGGGTAGACATTGTCTTCCTTGAGAACTTCGGCATCGATCAGGCAAGGCCCGTCGTTGTAGGCCAGGGCGGCTGCAATGACCCGCTTTACGTCGGCACCCCGTCGAATCCGGTATCCATTCACACCAAAACTCTCGGCCAGTTTCACGAAGTCCGGATTTCCTTCCATATCAACACCGGAGAGGCGGTTATCAAAAAAGAGTTCCTGCCACTGGCGAACCATGCCAAGATAGGAGTTATTGATGACCACAATTTTGATAGGGAGTTTGTGAATCATCGCCGTGGCCAGCTCGGGCATGGTCATCTGGAATCCTCCGTCTCCCACAAAGGCTACGACCCGTGCCTCGGGGTGTGCGAACTGCGCACCGATCGCGGCCGGAAGTCCGAACCCCATGGTTCCGGCCCCCCCGCTGGAGAGCCACTGATAGCGGTGGCTGATCAGATAGTGTTGGGCCGCCCACATCTGGTGTTGCCCCACATCGGTAGAGACGTAGGCCTGGCCGTCGGTCTGGCGGTATATTTCGTCGATTACGTGTTCTGCCCGGAGTTTCCCGCTTTTCTTGAACTTCAGGGGGTATTCCCGGCGCCACAGCTCGATCTGGGCGAGCCAGTCGGCGGTATCGCCTGGCTGGACTCTCGATGCAATCTGTTCCACCACGGTAGCGGCGTCGCCCTCGATTGCCAGATCCATCTGAAGGGTCTTGTTGAACTCCGAGGAATCGATGTCGATATGGATTTTTTCAGCATCGC includes the following:
- the leuD gene encoding 3-isopropylmalate dehydratase small subunit — protein: MAEGEETMNEMKQAIKHVTGRAVVVRGNDIDTDQIIPARFMKVVTFDGLGQYAFYDLRYDEGGTTKPHPFNEERFSGAEILLANKNFGCGSSREHAPQALMRAGIRAIVGESFAEIFAGNCTALGVPAVTLESSAMAELMRCIEEDASLRVEMDLPAGEVRCGGKTFTFSMHPAYRSAFIAGSWDSTSVLLSHAEQIEDTARRLPYLAEFPA
- the ilvN gene encoding acetolactate synthase small subunit is translated as MKNTTSHIDTILDRTKGERKHTISVLVANRPGALIRISLVFARRGYNIDSLVVSPSSNPEYSMMNIVASGDEKTLDQILKQLNKLIDVVHASDRTGEDIIQRELALIKIACTAPARSEILQLARALQCDIVDIGEAVITLEITGSSDEVDNATRVLNSYEIIELVRTGKVLMVRGDQHTA
- the leuC gene encoding 3-isopropylmalate dehydratase large subunit; the encoded protein is MQQKKNLFNTVWDLHKVGTLESGQDQIFIGLHLIHEVTSPQAFQMLEERGLSVLHPERTFATVDHIVPTANQERPFKDRLAEEMMQALEKNTEKHGIEFFGLNTDDQGIVHIIGPELGLTQPGMTIACGDSHTSTHGAFGAIAFGIGTSQIRDVLATQTMALSRPKVRKINVTGSLQPGVYAKDIILRIIADLGVNGGIGYAYEYNGEAIRQLSMEERMTICNMSIEGGARVGYINPDETTFAYLQGRRYAPQGESFERAKEYWQQIASGPDAEYDDVYELDATSLKPMVTWGITPGQAIPVDGRMPTLKDIPQDDRDIAEKALGHMGFAERDPILGKKIDVAFIGSCTNGRISDLREAARLVQGRTVAKSVRAMVVPGSKRVALQAEREGLHTIFQEAGFDWRGAGCSMCLAMNPDKLEGRELSASSSNRNFVGRQGSPKGRTLLMSPAMVALAAIEGEVVDVRDYAPQAVGPKA
- a CDS encoding glutamine--tRNA ligase/YqeY domain fusion protein; translated protein: MIDSPKDSPREPSECIGNADSIADGDSTGGTDFIRTIINDDLRSGQMQSVVHTRFPPEPNGYLHIGHAKSIILNFGIAQEYKGLCNLRFDDTNPVKEDTEFVDSIMEDIGWLGFDWEDRLFFASDYFEQLYQWAEWLIGQGHAYVDELSAEEIRLYRGTPTEPGKNSPWRDRPREESLDMFRRMRQGEFPDGHCILRAKIDMAHPNINMRDPALYRIRHVHHHRTGDTWCIYPTYDFAHGQSDALEGITHSICTLEFENHRPLYDWLLETLPVPHRPRQIEFARLNLTWTVMSKRKLLRLVQEQHVDGWDDPRMPTICGLRRRGYTPQAIKDFCARIGVSKTNSTVDLALLEFSLREDLNARAPRYMGVVDPVKLVITNWPQGTVDYFDASTSPDDPEGEKRRLPFSGELYVEREDYMDDPPRKWFRLGPGREVRLKFAYYVTCQDVVRDEAGVLREIHCTYDPESRGGDTPDGRKVKGTIHWVSAAEAVPAEIRLYETLFDRENPEEVEDFTEALNPRSLQVSQGYVEPALAQIEPGRSVQFLRMGYFCRDIRDGQGEMPVFNRSVTLKDAWARIIRNKRENE